One genomic window of Streptomyces sp. NBC_01498 includes the following:
- a CDS encoding M14 family metallopeptidase, protein MRLRIRESRWKAATLAAVLSLAVAVPFTAEAAPPDPGAAERPAVAAEEPIRQYEVAGADDVAARTALAATGVAVDAARESSTVVSATGSQAKRLRALGYELDMLAAPPARTNGGPARPLDFPSADSRYHNYAEMNAEINQRIAAHPNLISKRVIGRSYEGRDIIAVKISDNVATDENEPEVLFTHHQHAREHLTVEMALYLIRELGDTYGSDSRVTNAVNGREIWIVPDVNPDGGEYDIATGTYRSWRKNRQPNSGSSAIGTDLNRNWNFQFGCCGGSSGSPSSDTYRGARAESAPEVKVVADFARSRVVGGRQQLKAAIDFHTYSQLVLWPYGYTTADTAPGLTADDRNAFATVGRKMAASNGYTAEQASDLYITDGSIDDWLWGNQKVFAYTFEMYPGSSGSGGGFYPPDEVIERETSRNRDAVLQLLENADCMYRSIGKESQYCAA, encoded by the coding sequence ATGCGTCTTCGCATACGCGAGAGCAGATGGAAGGCCGCCACCCTCGCGGCCGTGCTGTCACTCGCGGTGGCCGTCCCCTTCACGGCCGAGGCCGCGCCCCCGGACCCGGGAGCAGCCGAACGGCCCGCCGTCGCCGCCGAGGAGCCGATCCGGCAGTACGAGGTCGCCGGCGCGGACGACGTCGCGGCCCGTACCGCCCTCGCCGCCACCGGCGTGGCCGTGGACGCGGCGCGCGAGAGCTCGACCGTCGTCAGCGCCACCGGCTCCCAGGCGAAACGGCTGCGCGCGCTCGGCTACGAGCTGGACATGCTGGCCGCGCCGCCGGCCCGGACGAACGGCGGGCCCGCCCGGCCGCTCGACTTCCCCTCGGCCGACTCGCGTTACCACAACTACGCCGAGATGAACGCGGAGATCAACCAGCGGATCGCCGCCCACCCGAACCTGATCAGCAAGCGCGTCATCGGCCGGAGCTACGAGGGCCGGGACATCATCGCGGTCAAGATCAGCGACAACGTGGCGACGGACGAGAACGAGCCCGAGGTTCTCTTCACCCACCACCAGCACGCCCGCGAGCACCTCACCGTCGAGATGGCGCTCTATCTGATCCGCGAACTCGGCGACACCTACGGCAGTGACTCACGGGTCACCAACGCCGTGAACGGCCGCGAGATCTGGATCGTGCCGGACGTGAACCCGGACGGCGGCGAGTACGACATCGCCACCGGCACCTACCGCAGCTGGCGCAAGAACCGTCAGCCCAACTCCGGTTCCTCCGCGATCGGTACGGACCTCAACCGCAACTGGAACTTCCAGTTCGGCTGCTGCGGCGGCTCCTCGGGCAGCCCCAGCTCCGACACCTACCGCGGCGCGCGCGCCGAGTCCGCGCCCGAGGTCAAGGTGGTCGCCGACTTCGCGCGCAGCCGGGTCGTCGGCGGCAGGCAGCAGCTCAAGGCGGCCATCGACTTCCACACGTACAGCCAGCTGGTGCTGTGGCCGTACGGGTACACCACCGCCGACACGGCTCCCGGCCTGACGGCGGACGACCGGAACGCGTTCGCCACCGTCGGCCGGAAGATGGCCGCGAGCAACGGGTACACCGCCGAGCAGGCGAGCGACCTCTACATCACGGACGGGTCGATCGACGACTGGCTGTGGGGCAACCAGAAGGTCTTCGCGTACACCTTCGAGATGTACCCGGGCAGTTCCGGGAGCGGCGGCGGGTTCTACCCGCCCGACGAGGTGATCGAGCGCGAGACGAGCCGCAACCGCGACGCGGTGCTGCAACTGCTGGAGAACGCCGACTGCATGTACCGCTCCATCGGCAAGGAGTCGCAGTACTGCGCGGCCTGA
- a CDS encoding BTAD domain-containing putative transcriptional regulator yields the protein MEFRRIARAPRAAASEERLDTLNKALGLWCGPLFADGPEWIRTDPLVRQWEDTRITMALELADTALEAGKAELALDHLERMAAESPYEERLHARLLMLLRACGRRAEALLRYEMVRHRLADDLGVGPGRALTEVHTQLLREPRPVLRALPPKAGDLVVGTLEAMVALPHMRALLAEMRIRYPALAIKVRHLDFVEQVNALPRGEVDVVVLYLPVPAGVEVEPLAVERRVIAVSETHPFATRDRVTLADLADQAVVSVSQAVPEEWRSFWAVDPRPDGTRVTFTDDEASNLEALFSAAALGPNITIVPAACRELYPRPGIVYVDVTDMAPITSVLAWLPGRESPAVTALVREARRQREETLTGGTDRPDGCDACDECGAEVLPAS from the coding sequence ATGGAGTTTCGGCGAATCGCGAGGGCGCCCCGGGCGGCGGCGTCCGAGGAACGGCTCGACACACTGAACAAGGCGCTCGGTCTCTGGTGCGGGCCGCTTTTCGCCGACGGACCGGAATGGATACGCACGGATCCTCTGGTACGCCAGTGGGAGGACACGCGCATCACCATGGCGCTCGAACTCGCGGACACGGCACTGGAAGCCGGAAAAGCGGAACTGGCCCTGGACCATCTGGAGCGGATGGCCGCCGAATCGCCGTACGAGGAAAGGCTCCACGCCCGTCTGCTGATGCTGCTGCGGGCGTGCGGGCGGCGGGCCGAGGCGCTGCTGCGGTACGAGATGGTGCGGCACCGGCTCGCCGACGATCTGGGCGTGGGGCCGGGGAGGGCGCTCACCGAGGTCCACACGCAGTTGCTCCGGGAGCCGCGCCCGGTGCTTCGGGCCCTGCCGCCGAAAGCCGGCGACCTGGTGGTCGGCACGCTGGAGGCCATGGTGGCCCTGCCCCACATGCGCGCCCTGCTGGCGGAGATGCGGATCCGCTACCCGGCGCTGGCCATCAAGGTCCGTCACCTCGATTTCGTCGAGCAGGTGAACGCGCTGCCCCGGGGGGAGGTCGACGTCGTCGTGCTCTATCTGCCGGTGCCCGCCGGGGTGGAGGTGGAGCCTCTCGCCGTGGAGCGGAGGGTGATCGCGGTCAGCGAGACGCACCCGTTCGCCACCCGCGACCGGGTGACGCTCGCGGATCTGGCGGACCAGGCCGTGGTGAGCGTCTCGCAGGCCGTACCCGAGGAATGGCGGTCCTTCTGGGCGGTGGACCCGCGTCCGGACGGCACGCGCGTCACGTTCACGGACGACGAGGCGTCGAACCTCGAAGCCCTGTTCTCGGCCGCCGCGCTGGGCCCGAACATCACCATCGTGCCCGCCGCCTGCCGGGAGTTGTATCCCCGTCCCGGCATCGTCTACGTGGACGTGACGGACATGGCGCCCATCACGTCGGTGCTGGCGTGGCTCCCGGGCCGGGAGAGCCCGGCCGTCACCGCCCTCGTGCGGGAGGCCCGCCGGCAGCGTGAGGAGACGCTGACCGGCGGGACGGACCGGCCCGACGGGTGCGACGCGTGCGACGAGTGCGGGGCCGAGGTTCTTCCGGCGTCGTAG
- a CDS encoding LVIVD repeat-containing protein, which yields MTSLLNPRVRRRRLGVAAAAAAGLIATLLAAGPAVATPDPGDVPAQEQTSKSQQAEAKKAIQNNDIPGVNEIVHSDNMSHVVNVPKEHLPGTNSDMAFQGKYAFSGNYDGFRIFDISKPSKPKTVAQVLCPGGQNDISVSGNLLFLSTDASRSDNSCSSASAPATEKSSWEGMKIFDISDKRNPEYVAAVETACGSHTHTLVPDRKNVYVYVSSYSPSASFPDCQPPHDGISIIKVPRNAPEKSKIVDFPILFPDGGNPGAPTNPGVSATTGCHDITVLPSKDLAAGACMGDGILFDIKNPEQPRVIDRVQDNVNFAFWHSATFNQGANKVVFTDELGGGGAATCNDEIGPNRGADGIYDIVGKGDKRTMKFKSYFKIDRPQAATEVCVAHNGSLIPVKGKDIMVQAWYQGGISVWDFTNSSKPKEIGYFERGPVTLDRVTTAGPWSAYYYNGYIYSNDIALGLDVVKLDDPRTDEAKKVRMDELNVQTQPDYFEDFRR from the coding sequence GTGACTTCGTTGCTCAACCCCCGGGTGCGACGCAGACGTCTGGGAGTGGCCGCAGCCGCTGCCGCCGGACTGATCGCGACGCTGCTCGCCGCCGGACCGGCGGTCGCCACACCCGACCCCGGTGACGTGCCGGCCCAGGAGCAGACCTCCAAGAGCCAGCAGGCCGAGGCCAAGAAGGCCATCCAGAACAACGACATACCCGGCGTGAACGAGATCGTTCACAGCGACAACATGTCGCACGTCGTCAACGTCCCCAAGGAACACCTGCCGGGCACCAACTCGGACATGGCCTTCCAGGGGAAGTACGCCTTCTCCGGGAACTACGACGGCTTCCGGATCTTCGACATCAGCAAGCCGTCGAAGCCGAAGACCGTCGCGCAGGTCCTGTGTCCCGGTGGCCAGAACGACATCTCCGTCTCCGGGAACCTGCTGTTCCTGTCGACGGACGCCTCGCGCAGCGACAACTCCTGCTCCAGCGCCTCGGCGCCGGCGACGGAGAAGTCGTCCTGGGAGGGCATGAAGATCTTCGACATCAGCGACAAGCGCAACCCGGAGTACGTCGCGGCTGTCGAGACCGCCTGCGGTTCGCACACGCACACGCTGGTGCCGGACCGCAAGAACGTGTACGTGTACGTCTCCTCGTACTCGCCCAGCGCGTCCTTCCCGGACTGCCAGCCGCCGCACGACGGCATCAGCATCATCAAGGTGCCCCGTAACGCGCCCGAGAAGTCGAAGATCGTCGACTTCCCGATCCTGTTCCCGGACGGCGGCAACCCGGGTGCGCCCACCAACCCGGGTGTCTCGGCGACCACCGGCTGCCACGACATCACGGTGCTTCCGTCCAAGGACCTGGCCGCCGGCGCCTGCATGGGTGACGGCATCCTGTTCGACATCAAGAACCCGGAGCAGCCGCGGGTCATCGACCGCGTCCAGGACAACGTCAACTTCGCCTTCTGGCACTCCGCGACGTTCAACCAGGGCGCCAACAAGGTCGTCTTCACCGACGAGCTCGGTGGCGGCGGCGCGGCCACCTGCAACGACGAGATCGGCCCGAACCGCGGTGCGGACGGCATCTACGACATCGTCGGCAAGGGTGACAAGCGGACGATGAAGTTCAAGAGCTACTTCAAGATCGACCGCCCGCAGGCGGCCACCGAGGTGTGCGTGGCGCACAACGGTTCGCTGATCCCGGTCAAGGGCAAGGACATCATGGTCCAGGCCTGGTACCAGGGCGGCATCTCCGTCTGGGACTTCACCAACTCGTCGAAGCCGAAGGAGATCGGCTACTTCGAGCGCGGCCCGGTCACCCTCGACCGCGTCACGACGGCCGGTCCCTGGTCGGCGTACTACTACAACGGCTACATCTACTCGAACGACATCGCCCTGGGTCTGGACGTCGTCAAGCTCGACGACCCCCGGACGGACGAGGCGAAGAAGGTGCGGATGGACGAGCTCAACGTCCAGACGCAGCCTGACTACTTCGAGGACTTCCGCCGCTGA
- a CDS encoding DUF6214 family protein — protein MSELEMTSAAEPTTPVWPRWEVQGYGTVTCATPPGDPCALPPHQLVPPWVDIRLTFADGARVDVLAVLRDGVIAVEDAQADPPLPLDDLSGLAAWIEAPLAYASRAVAAQHRLAPDQEPRDASDPAPRDASATATDEDADRARDAEPAAYGSDLPYGGGDPYEDGLPHGGGDPDTDPDGDGPLMEREPAPSGRHRAADPASSEHAERRGVAETYRRAEQLGQDPVLAVMCATGYGRRKSLGLIASARDGGYLAPRHRRG, from the coding sequence GTGTCAGAACTTGAGATGACTTCCGCCGCCGAGCCCACGACACCCGTCTGGCCCCGGTGGGAGGTGCAGGGGTACGGCACGGTCACCTGCGCCACACCACCGGGCGACCCGTGCGCCCTCCCGCCGCACCAACTGGTGCCGCCCTGGGTCGACATCCGACTGACCTTCGCCGACGGCGCCAGGGTCGACGTGCTGGCCGTGCTGCGGGACGGCGTCATCGCCGTCGAGGACGCGCAGGCCGATCCGCCCCTGCCGCTCGACGACCTGTCCGGGCTGGCCGCCTGGATCGAGGCACCGCTCGCGTACGCCTCCCGCGCGGTGGCCGCGCAGCACCGACTGGCGCCGGACCAGGAGCCCCGGGACGCGTCGGACCCCGCCCCCCGGGACGCGTCGGCGACGGCCACCGACGAGGACGCCGACCGGGCGCGGGACGCCGAGCCCGCCGCGTACGGCAGTGACCTTCCGTACGGAGGCGGCGACCCGTACGAAGACGGTCTCCCGCACGGCGGCGGCGACCCGGACACCGATCCTGACGGCGACGGGCCGCTGATGGAGAGGGAACCCGCGCCCTCCGGCCGGCACCGCGCCGCCGACCCCGCGTCGTCCGAGCACGCGGAGCGGCGCGGGGTGGCGGAGACGTACCGCAGGGCCGAGCAGTTGGGCCAGGACCCGGTCCTCGCGGTGATGTGCGCGACCGGCTACGGGCGCCGCAAGTCGCTCGGCCTCATCGCGAGCGCCCGCGACGGCGGCTATCTGGCACCGCGGCACCGTCGCGGCTGA
- a CDS encoding phosphatase PAP2 family protein, protein MHSPAVPPAPRSDSPSPSTPPGAVTAGRVAAVLGAASVLLLVLVAAGWGPLDSWDRSVANDLHRWAVADPGLTHANRVLSDWVWDPWTMRLLTAVAFLVLWFRGSRLLAGWLALTSLVGALVSQGVKAAVGRERPHWPDPVDSAHFAAFPSGHAMTATVTVGMLLWLLRRHGTSGQLWHLALVVGIVSVAGVGFTRLWLGVHWASDVLGGWLFGGCLVALSVATYEGRALSRWR, encoded by the coding sequence ATGCACTCCCCCGCGGTCCCCCCGGCGCCCCGTTCGGACTCCCCGTCGCCGTCCACGCCGCCAGGAGCCGTGACGGCGGGCCGGGTGGCGGCCGTGCTGGGCGCGGCCTCCGTGCTGCTGCTGGTGCTCGTCGCGGCCGGGTGGGGTCCGCTGGACTCCTGGGACCGGTCCGTCGCCAACGACCTGCACCGGTGGGCGGTGGCCGACCCGGGCCTGACCCACGCGAACCGGGTTCTCAGCGACTGGGTGTGGGATCCGTGGACGATGCGCCTGCTGACGGCGGTCGCCTTCCTGGTGCTCTGGTTCCGGGGCTCGCGCCTGCTCGCCGGCTGGCTGGCGCTGACGAGCCTGGTGGGCGCGCTGGTGTCGCAGGGTGTGAAGGCCGCCGTCGGGCGGGAGCGCCCCCACTGGCCGGATCCGGTCGACTCGGCGCACTTCGCGGCGTTCCCCTCCGGCCACGCGATGACCGCGACCGTCACCGTCGGGATGCTTCTGTGGCTGCTGCGACGGCACGGGACGAGTGGTCAGCTGTGGCATCTCGCGCTGGTGGTGGGGATCGTGTCGGTGGCCGGGGTCGGTTTCACCCGTCTCTGGCTGGGGGTGCACTGGGCGTCGGACGTGCTGGGGGGCTGGCTGTTCGGGGGGTGCCTGGTGGCCCTGTCGGTCGCCACGTACGAAGGACGGGCCTTGTCCCGGTGGCGGTGA
- a CDS encoding M56 family metallopeptidase: MTVSLVLLTLGALAAVIAPRLLARADWPEREPVVALWVWQCVVAAVLLCFALAMTFSAAAAWVDVRGHLFAPAPSEVVEAYALGARRPWPAVLAALLAAGGVWTGAMLAREIHRARRQRRRRRDELLVRAPLLPGEEPGDGPLVVLEGERPSASWLPGAAPRLVVTTAALRRLKGRRLDAVLAHEQGHARARHDWLLHCSSALANGFPQVPVFAAFRGEMHRLVELAADDVASRRVGRRTTALALVELNEDRGVFGPSTPPGAELPRRVDRLLDPLPRLTPGRRLRLTAAAALVPAVPLVVAFVPALRALG; the protein is encoded by the coding sequence ATGACGGTCTCCCTGGTGCTGCTGACGCTCGGTGCGCTGGCCGCCGTGATCGCCCCCCGGCTGCTGGCCCGCGCCGACTGGCCCGAGCGGGAGCCGGTGGTCGCCCTCTGGGTGTGGCAGTGCGTGGTGGCGGCCGTGCTGCTGTGCTTCGCGCTCGCCATGACCTTCAGCGCGGCGGCGGCCTGGGTGGACGTACGGGGTCATCTCTTCGCCCCGGCCCCGAGCGAGGTCGTCGAGGCGTACGCGCTCGGTGCCCGCCGTCCGTGGCCGGCGGTGCTGGCCGCGCTCCTGGCGGCGGGCGGGGTGTGGACGGGCGCGATGCTGGCCCGCGAGATCCACCGGGCGCGCCGGCAGCGCAGGCGGCGCCGCGACGAACTGCTCGTCCGCGCACCGCTGTTGCCCGGCGAGGAACCCGGCGACGGCCCGCTCGTCGTGCTGGAGGGCGAGCGTCCGAGCGCCTCGTGGCTGCCGGGCGCCGCGCCCCGGCTGGTCGTCACCACGGCCGCCCTGCGGCGGCTCAAGGGCCGCCGGCTCGACGCCGTCCTTGCCCATGAGCAGGGCCACGCCCGCGCGCGGCACGACTGGCTGCTGCACTGCTCGTCGGCGCTGGCCAACGGCTTCCCGCAGGTGCCGGTCTTCGCGGCGTTCCGGGGCGAGATGCACCGGCTGGTCGAACTGGCCGCCGACGACGTCGCCTCCCGCCGTGTCGGCCGGCGCACGACCGCGCTCGCGCTGGTCGAACTGAACGAGGACCGGGGGGTGTTCGGGCCCTCCACGCCGCCCGGCGCGGAGTTGCCGCGCCGGGTGGACCGGCTGCTGGACCCGCTCCCCCGGCTCACGCCGGGGCGTCGGCTGCGGCTGACGGCAGCGGCGGCGCTGGTGCCCGCAGTGCCGCTGGTGGTCGCCTTCGTCCCGGCGCTGCGCGCGCTGGGATAG
- a CDS encoding aminoglycoside phosphotransferase family protein, which translates to MTPTPPDGRAGIDAALVKRLIAAQFPRWSALPVTPVEVDGWDNRTYRLGDRMTARLPTAAGYVPAVAKEDEWLPRLAPALPVAVPPVLGHGVPGEGYPFPWSVRGWLPGETARPDRVGDMSRFAVALAGFLLALQRCDTNGGPVAGEHSFYRGTPPAFYDEETRGLLAALKGRVDTDRATAVWEAALAAEWRGEPVWFHGDIASGNLLVAEGELAAVIDFGTAGVGDPACDLVIAWTMFAGDSRAAFRRAVAHDDGAWARARGWALWKSLLVLSENIGTDEDVADVNRRVIAEVLADHDEFA; encoded by the coding sequence ATGACTCCGACTCCCCCCGACGGACGCGCCGGCATCGACGCCGCTCTGGTGAAGCGTCTGATCGCCGCGCAGTTTCCCCGGTGGAGCGCGTTGCCCGTCACCCCGGTGGAGGTCGACGGGTGGGACAACCGGACCTACCGGCTCGGTGACCGTATGACCGCCCGGCTGCCCACCGCCGCCGGCTACGTACCGGCGGTCGCCAAGGAGGACGAGTGGCTGCCCCGGCTGGCGCCCGCGCTGCCCGTCGCCGTACCGCCGGTGCTCGGCCACGGCGTTCCCGGTGAGGGATATCCCTTCCCGTGGTCGGTGCGCGGCTGGCTGCCCGGTGAGACGGCGCGGCCCGACCGCGTCGGGGACATGTCCCGCTTCGCCGTCGCGCTCGCCGGGTTCCTGCTCGCCCTCCAGCGCTGCGACACCAACGGCGGCCCGGTCGCGGGCGAGCACAGCTTCTACCGGGGGACGCCGCCCGCCTTCTACGACGAGGAGACACGCGGCCTCCTGGCCGCGCTCAAGGGCCGGGTGGACACCGACCGGGCCACCGCCGTGTGGGAGGCGGCTCTCGCGGCCGAGTGGCGGGGGGAGCCCGTCTGGTTCCACGGCGACATCGCGTCCGGCAATCTGCTCGTCGCGGAAGGGGAGTTGGCCGCCGTCATCGACTTCGGCACGGCGGGGGTCGGGGACCCCGCCTGTGATCTGGTGATCGCCTGGACCATGTTCGCCGGGGACAGCAGGGCCGCGTTCCGGCGGGCGGTCGCGCACGACGACGGCGCGTGGGCACGGGCCCGTGGGTGGGCCCTGTGGAAGTCGCTGCTGGTCCTGTCCGAGAACATCGGCACCGATGAGGACGTGGCCGACGTCAACCGCCGGGTGATCGCCGAAGTCCTCGCGGACCACGACGAGTTCGCCTGA
- a CDS encoding HAD family hydrolase codes for MKIKGVLFDFSGTLFRIESAGSWLRAVLDELSVPVPPEEVRRYAVQLAVAGALPGGSSPQQLPPELAALWATRDESAERHRTVYTGLARQVALPDPRLYDALYERHRTPDAWRPYADTAEVLGTLKRDGIGVGVISNIGWDLRPVFRAHGLDDLVDAYVLSYEHGVQKPDPRLFGAACEALGQDPRDVLMVGDDREADGGATELGCAVHFVDHLPVEERPSGLRPVLALTR; via the coding sequence ATGAAGATCAAGGGTGTGCTTTTCGACTTCTCCGGGACCCTGTTCCGCATCGAATCGGCCGGTTCCTGGCTCCGGGCCGTACTCGACGAGCTGAGTGTGCCCGTGCCGCCCGAGGAGGTCCGGCGGTACGCGGTCCAGCTGGCCGTCGCGGGGGCCCTGCCCGGCGGGTCGTCGCCGCAGCAGCTCCCGCCGGAGCTGGCCGCGCTGTGGGCCACGCGCGACGAGAGCGCGGAGCGCCACCGGACCGTCTACACCGGACTCGCCCGGCAGGTCGCCCTCCCGGACCCCCGGCTGTACGACGCGCTGTACGAGCGCCACCGGACGCCGGACGCCTGGCGGCCGTACGCCGACACGGCGGAGGTGCTGGGCACCCTGAAGCGGGACGGCATCGGTGTCGGCGTCATCAGCAACATCGGCTGGGACCTGCGTCCGGTCTTCCGCGCGCACGGCCTGGACGACCTGGTGGACGCCTATGTGCTGTCGTACGAGCACGGCGTGCAGAAGCCGGACCCCCGGCTCTTCGGGGCGGCCTGCGAGGCCCTGGGGCAGGACCCGCGCGACGTGCTGATGGTCGGGGACGACCGTGAGGCGGACGGCGGCGCGACGGAACTGGGCTGCGCCGTGCACTTCGTGGACCACCTCCCCGTCGAGGAACGGCCCTCGGGTCTGCGCCCGGTCCTCGCCCTGACCCGCTGA
- a CDS encoding aldo/keto reductase: MSDTSARPATAAGSRRLGDLTVNRIGFGAMRLTGGTPFAADSRPSDRDTAVAVLRRAVDLGVNHIDTAAFYFSATRSANELINRALAPYADDLVITTKVWPARDPSGVWWWAKPEQLRGQVEENLRQLGRDHLDVVNLRLPRRRADGSLAEHFGALADLRRAGLIRHLGVSNVTSAQLAEARSIAPVVCVQNAYGVGAPDESRDLLRECGEQDIAFVPFFAIAGERAEMGAGGSDDEAVLAVAKAHGASPAQIRLAWTLGQGPHVLAIPGTGDPHHLDENVAAGAIRLSDEEMASLDAVGGSAG; the protein is encoded by the coding sequence ATGTCCGACACCTCAGCACGCCCCGCGACCGCGGCGGGCAGCCGACGGCTCGGTGACCTGACGGTCAACCGGATCGGGTTCGGCGCCATGCGCCTGACCGGCGGCACCCCCTTCGCGGCGGACAGCCGGCCGAGCGACCGCGACACTGCCGTCGCCGTGCTCCGGCGCGCCGTCGACCTGGGTGTGAACCACATCGACACCGCCGCGTTCTACTTCTCCGCGACCCGGTCCGCCAACGAGCTGATCAACCGGGCGCTCGCGCCGTACGCCGACGATCTGGTCATCACCACCAAGGTGTGGCCGGCCCGCGACCCGTCGGGCGTGTGGTGGTGGGCGAAGCCGGAGCAGTTGCGCGGTCAGGTCGAGGAGAACCTGCGCCAGCTCGGCCGGGACCATCTCGACGTGGTGAACCTGCGGCTGCCGCGCCGGCGGGCGGACGGCTCGCTCGCCGAGCACTTCGGCGCGCTGGCCGACCTGCGCCGGGCCGGGCTGATCCGGCATCTCGGCGTCTCCAACGTGACCTCCGCCCAGCTCGCCGAGGCCCGGTCGATCGCACCCGTGGTCTGTGTGCAGAACGCCTACGGCGTCGGGGCGCCGGACGAGTCGCGGGACCTCCTGCGGGAGTGCGGGGAACAGGACATCGCGTTCGTGCCGTTCTTCGCGATCGCCGGGGAGCGGGCCGAGATGGGCGCGGGCGGCTCCGACGACGAGGCGGTGCTCGCCGTCGCGAAGGCGCACGGTGCGTCGCCCGCGCAGATACGGCTGGCCTGGACGCTGGGGCAGGGCCCGCACGTACTGGCGATTCCCGGGACGGGCGATCCGCACCACCTCGACGAGAACGTGGCGGCGGGCGCGATCCGGCTGTCGGACGAGGAGATGGCGTCTCTCGACGCCGTCGGCGGGTCGGCCGGTTAG
- a CDS encoding TetR/AcrR family transcriptional regulator yields the protein MDLVEEHGYDGTTLADIADRAGAARGLVSYYFPGKRPMFQSAVHRLMHRTLQAAMERPPRTDDGREVLARSIDAVLGLTVDHPVLMRAHMAGILQAEGFVQCAEQQRLAELLREAMERYGSDDVESDYRMLRALMMGAVFAILLPGAGMPLVKLREELFQRYGLDPGYADPPGGEPARRNV from the coding sequence GTGGACCTGGTCGAGGAGCACGGTTACGACGGCACGACCCTCGCCGACATCGCCGACCGGGCAGGAGCGGCACGCGGACTGGTCTCGTACTACTTCCCCGGCAAGCGCCCGATGTTCCAGTCGGCCGTGCACCGGCTCATGCACCGTACCTTGCAGGCGGCCATGGAGCGCCCGCCGCGTACGGACGACGGAAGAGAGGTACTGGCGCGGTCCATCGACGCCGTCCTGGGTCTGACGGTCGATCACCCGGTGCTGATGCGCGCCCACATGGCGGGCATCCTCCAGGCCGAGGGATTCGTGCAGTGCGCCGAGCAGCAGCGGCTCGCCGAGTTGCTGCGCGAGGCGATGGAGCGCTACGGGTCGGACGACGTGGAGAGCGACTACCGCATGCTGCGGGCGCTGATGATGGGCGCGGTGTTCGCGATTCTGCTGCCGGGGGCGGGCATGCCGCTGGTCAAGCTGCGCGAGGAGTTGTTCCAGCGGTACGGCCTGGATCCGGGGTACGCGGATCCGCCGGGCGGGGAACCCGCCCGGCGGAACGTCTGA
- a CDS encoding DUF305 domain-containing protein, with the protein MLIRIRSPRALRPVVTATALAALLTLGACESGDDDAKSASAGKPAGHVVAPGKPGEKSRTLSPEEAKKELPDNTPNASDYNYATMMIQHHSQALVMTELAPDRAASGQVKRLAERIAASQKPEIGAMEGWLDLNGGEEKAKKEGGHHDHDSMAMPGMATEAQLAKLRAAKGKAFDTLFIDLMVTHHQGAVTMATDALSSSNNVQLEEMANEVIAQQTSEINRMRSL; encoded by the coding sequence GTGTTGATCCGGATCAGGAGCCCGCGTGCCCTCCGGCCCGTCGTGACGGCGACGGCCCTGGCCGCCCTACTCACCCTGGGGGCCTGCGAGTCGGGCGACGACGACGCGAAGAGCGCGTCGGCGGGCAAGCCCGCGGGGCATGTGGTCGCCCCGGGCAAGCCCGGCGAGAAGTCCCGCACGCTCTCCCCCGAGGAGGCGAAGAAGGAACTTCCGGACAACACGCCCAACGCGTCGGACTACAACTACGCGACGATGATGATCCAGCACCACAGCCAGGCGCTCGTGATGACCGAACTCGCCCCGGACCGCGCCGCGTCGGGCCAGGTGAAACGGCTCGCGGAGCGCATCGCCGCGTCGCAGAAACCGGAGATCGGCGCGATGGAGGGCTGGCTGGATCTGAACGGCGGCGAGGAGAAGGCCAAGAAGGAGGGCGGTCACCACGACCACGACTCCATGGCGATGCCGGGGATGGCGACCGAGGCCCAACTGGCGAAGCTGCGCGCGGCGAAGGGCAAGGCGTTCGACACGCTCTTCATCGACCTCATGGTCACGCACCACCAGGGCGCGGTCACGATGGCGACCGACGCCCTGTCGTCGAGCAACAACGTCCAGCTCGAGGAGATGGCCAACGAGGTCATCGCGCAGCAGACGTCCGAGATCAACCGGATGCGCTCGCTGTGA